Genomic segment of Nostoc sp. TCL240-02:
TCAATTCTACCATCGGCGCAATTTCGCAGTATTCCTGATGCCGACAAGTTAATAATGGATTTGCAACTGCTGTATTGGTTTTGAGGACAGCAACTAAATTCAAAATATCTGATGTCACAGCACTGGCGGTTGCACCAGCACCAGCACCGGGGCCAAAAAACATTACTTGCCCGATGGGTTCTCCTTCGACAAGAATGGCATTGTAAACGCCGTTGATGCTAGCCAAAGGGTGAGCTTGGGGCACTAAAGTCGGATGAACTCTGACGGAAAGTGGTGATGAGGGAGTATCACGTTTAGCGATCGCTAACAATTTAATCACAAATCCCAATTTTTCGGCGTAGGCAATATCTGTTTTGCTCACTTGCCGAATGCCTTCGGTATAAACATCTTGTAGGTTTATGCGTCCACCAAAGCTTAATGATGCAAGGATGGCAATTTTATCTGCTGCGTCTAAGCCATCAACATCGGCTGTAGGGTCAGCCTCAGCATAACCCAAACGTTGGGCATCAGCTAAGACATCGCTGAAGTTGCTGCCTTCTGTTTGCATCCGCGTCAGGATGTAGTTAGTTGTACCGTTCACAATGCCTGTGACAGTGTGAATGCGGTTAACACTCAAAGACTGCTTTAGGGGTTGAATCACCGGAATCCCGCCACCCACAGCAGCTTCTAGCATGACGTATACGCCAGCTTGATTAGCAGTTGTGAAAATTTCTGCCCCAAAGCGGGCGATCGCTGCTTTGTTGGCGGTGACTACGTGCTTACCATTACTCAAAGCTTTCAGAATTAGCGATCGCGCCGGCTCCAGTCCGCCCATCACCTCGACAACTATATCTACCGCTGGATCGTTGACAATGGATTCTAAATCTGTGGTTAAGACTTCTGTAGATAATTCT
This window contains:
- a CDS encoding homoserine dehydrogenase: MGVKLGILGLGTVGTGTVQLLQDKAGRHPLLQEIEIYRVGVRSLDKPRAVELSTEVLTTDLESIVNDPAVDIVVEVMGGLEPARSLILKALSNGKHVVTANKAAIARFGAEIFTTANQAGVYVMLEAAVGGGIPVIQPLKQSLSVNRIHTVTGIVNGTTNYILTRMQTEGSNFSDVLADAQRLGYAEADPTADVDGLDAADKIAILASLSFGGRINLQDVYTEGIRQVSKTDIAYAEKLGFVIKLLAIAKRDTPSSPLSVRVHPTLVPQAHPLASINGVYNAILVEGEPIGQVMFFGPGAGAGATASAVTSDILNLVAVLKTNTAVANPLLTCRHQEYCEIAPMVELITRFYARFLTNDQPGVIGKLGTCFGNYGVSLESIVQTGFQGELAEIVVVTHDVPEGNFRQALAEIRDLSAIESIPSLLRVL